In Sulfitobacter sp. W027, a single window of DNA contains:
- the gcvT gene encoding glycine cleavage system aminomethyltransferase GcvT has product MSDLKQTALHDLHVELGAKMVPFAGYSMPVQYPLGVMKEHVHTRAAAGLFDVSHMGQVVVRAKSCSYEDAALAMESLVPVDVLGLDEMRQRYAMFTDPNGGILDDLMLANLGDHLFVVVNAGCKDDDIALMKEALSDRCDIEVLDDRALLALQGPKAEAALARLQPSVAEMKFMDVARDVDIDGITVTLSRSGYTGEDGYEISVANADAEALARKLLALEEVEPIGLGARDSLRLEGGLCLYGHDIDTTTTPVEAALNWAIQKVRRNDGERAGGFPGAGVVLQQLTDGAPRKRVGLLPEGRAPMREGVAIFDAAEGGNEVGTVTSGGFGPTVGGPVAMGYVSAEHAKVDTPLWGEVRGKRLPLTVTKMPFVAANFKR; this is encoded by the coding sequence ATGAGCGATCTTAAGCAGACGGCATTGCATGATTTGCATGTGGAACTGGGGGCTAAGATGGTGCCCTTTGCGGGCTATTCGATGCCCGTGCAATATCCCCTTGGTGTGATGAAGGAACATGTGCACACCCGTGCGGCCGCCGGGCTGTTTGACGTGAGCCATATGGGGCAAGTCGTGGTGCGGGCGAAATCGTGCAGCTATGAAGATGCGGCTTTGGCGATGGAGAGCCTCGTGCCGGTCGATGTGCTGGGCCTTGATGAGATGCGCCAGCGCTATGCGATGTTCACTGATCCCAATGGCGGTATTCTGGACGATCTGATGTTGGCCAATCTGGGCGATCATCTGTTTGTCGTGGTCAATGCAGGCTGCAAGGATGATGACATTGCTCTGATGAAAGAGGCGCTGTCGGACCGTTGTGACATCGAGGTCTTGGATGACCGTGCGTTGCTGGCCCTTCAAGGGCCGAAAGCCGAAGCGGCGCTGGCGCGGTTGCAGCCCTCGGTGGCGGAAATGAAATTTATGGACGTGGCGCGGGACGTCGACATTGACGGGATCACCGTCACCCTGTCGCGCTCAGGCTACACCGGCGAAGACGGTTACGAGATTTCAGTGGCCAATGCGGATGCTGAAGCCTTGGCGCGCAAGCTTCTGGCGCTGGAAGAGGTCGAGCCCATCGGTCTGGGCGCACGCGACAGCCTGCGGCTTGAAGGCGGTCTGTGCCTTTATGGTCATGACATCGACACCACCACAACGCCAGTCGAGGCGGCGCTGAACTGGGCGATCCAGAAGGTGCGGCGCAATGATGGTGAGCGGGCGGGTGGTTTTCCCGGCGCGGGTGTCGTGCTTCAACAATTGACCGATGGGGCACCGCGCAAGCGGGTGGGGCTGCTGCCCGAAGGCCGTGCGCCAATGCGCGAAGGGGTGGCGATCTTTGATGCGGCTGAGGGCGGTAATGAAGTCGGCACCGTCACCTCCGGCGGCTTTGGTCCGACGGTTGGCGGCCCCGTTGCCATGGGCTATGTCAGCGCCGAGCATGCGAAGGTCGACACTCCGCTTTGGGGCGAGGTCCGCGGCAAGCGCTTGCCATTGACTGTCACGAAAATGCCGTTCGTTGCGGCGAACTTCAAACGCTGA
- a CDS encoding gamma-glutamylcyclotransferase family protein, which yields MTPYFFGYGSLVNRNTHSYPDARPAQLDGWRRQWIRTEGRDIVYLSVVQNPATRIDGLIAAVPGADWAALDKREYSYERHASGGAVVHDLAPAPDIAHYAIPADIAVDHGDHVILLSYLDVVVQGFLREFGTDGAARFFDTTDGWDTPILNDRAAPIYPRHQTLTEAETTVVDQHMNRLSVQIKQREETTFAARNF from the coding sequence ATGACTCCCTATTTCTTTGGCTACGGCAGCCTTGTGAACCGCAACACCCACAGCTACCCAGACGCCCGCCCGGCGCAGCTTGACGGTTGGCGGCGGCAATGGATCCGAACCGAGGGCCGCGATATCGTCTATCTCTCGGTAGTGCAAAACCCCGCCACCCGCATCGACGGGCTGATCGCTGCGGTGCCGGGTGCAGACTGGGCCGCACTGGACAAGCGCGAATACAGCTACGAGCGCCACGCCTCAGGCGGCGCGGTGGTGCATGATCTGGCCCCCGCCCCCGACATCGCCCACTACGCCATCCCCGCCGACATCGCGGTAGACCACGGCGATCACGTCATCCTGCTGAGCTACCTCGACGTGGTGGTTCAAGGCTTCCTGCGCGAATTCGGCACCGATGGCGCGGCACGCTTCTTCGATACGACCGATGGCTGGGACACACCCATTCTCAACGACCGCGCCGCGCCGATCTACCCGCGTCACCAAACGCTGACGGAGGCGGAAACCACCGTGGTCGACCAGCATATGAACCGCCTGTCGGTGCAAATCAAACAACGCGAAGAAACCACCTTCGCAGCAAGGAACTTCTGA
- a CDS encoding ABC transporter permease — protein MSLSLAARFARREMRGGLRGFRLLLACLALGVAALAAVGSVRAAIEAGLEAEGAALLGGDAELDFTYRSASPDEQAWMAERAERVSEIVEFRSMAVVGAGDTSERALTQVKAVDDLYPLIGEMVLDPVLPLEQALETGPEGRPGALMERALSDRLGLAPGDVFALGETEFRLTALIEREPDSAASGFSLGPRTLVRRAALDGSGLLAPGTLFNSKYRLDLPEGTALDPLEAEAEARFADAGMRWTDARNGAPGVARFVERLSAFLVLVGLSGLAVGGVGVAAAVRAYLQRKTAVIATFRAMGATRATIFQTYFIQVGLLAVMGVALGLLIGAGLPLLLSPLIEAQLPLPARFAIYPAPMAEAALYGLLTAALFTLWPLARSADVRAATLFRDDWQRQSPWPGAPYLVAMALLLSAVLALAGWFNGSWSLTLWTLGGLAATLAVLALAAAVLRLIARAAAKRVRGHPRLRWALAAIGGPGEGATAVVLALGLGLSVLAAVGQIDGNLRRAISGNLPDVAPSYFFVDIQKDQIDGFTERLTSDAAVGRVESAPMLRGVVTEINGQPAQEVAGDHWVVRGDRGITYAAEPGEDTRITAGDWWAEDYTGPPQISFAAEEAEELGLSLGDSLTLNVLGRAITGEITSFREVDFSTAGIGFVLTMNPAALAGAPHSFISTVYAAPEAETAILRDLAEAYPNITAIRVRDAIDRVAAVLAGLASAISFGALATLATGFMVLIGAAAAGTGARSYEAALLKTMGASRRTIASSFVLRAALLGLFAGGVALMAGIAGGWAVSHYVMETDFTVIWPNALMIIAGGVLATVLAGLGFALKALNARPADMLRAQE, from the coding sequence ATGAGCCTGTCCCTCGCAGCCCGTTTTGCCCGCCGTGAAATGCGCGGCGGATTGCGCGGTTTTCGTCTATTGCTGGCCTGCCTCGCGCTTGGCGTGGCCGCTTTGGCCGCCGTCGGCTCAGTCCGCGCTGCGATTGAGGCGGGGCTGGAAGCCGAAGGTGCCGCACTTTTGGGCGGCGACGCCGAGCTTGATTTCACCTATCGCTCCGCCAGCCCTGATGAGCAGGCGTGGATGGCCGAGCGGGCCGAACGTGTATCCGAAATCGTTGAGTTCCGCTCCATGGCGGTGGTCGGCGCGGGGGACACGTCAGAACGCGCACTGACGCAGGTCAAGGCGGTGGACGACCTCTATCCATTGATCGGTGAGATGGTATTAGACCCTGTCCTGCCGCTGGAGCAGGCGCTTGAGACCGGTCCCGAAGGACGGCCCGGCGCCCTGATGGAACGTGCCCTGTCGGACAGGCTCGGCCTTGCCCCGGGCGATGTTTTTGCCCTCGGCGAAACCGAATTTCGCCTGACGGCCCTGATCGAACGCGAACCGGATTCCGCCGCCAGTGGCTTCTCGCTCGGTCCTCGCACGCTGGTGCGGCGCGCCGCGCTAGATGGCTCGGGCCTGCTCGCACCGGGGACGCTCTTTAACAGCAAGTACCGGCTCGATCTGCCCGAAGGCACCGCGCTTGACCCGTTGGAAGCCGAGGCCGAGGCGCGGTTTGCCGACGCCGGGATGCGCTGGACCGATGCCCGCAACGGCGCGCCCGGCGTGGCGCGTTTCGTCGAACGGCTCAGCGCCTTTCTGGTGCTGGTGGGGCTGTCGGGCCTCGCGGTGGGCGGGGTTGGCGTGGCGGCAGCGGTGCGGGCCTATCTGCAACGCAAGACCGCCGTGATCGCCACCTTCCGCGCCATGGGCGCGACGCGGGCGACGATCTTTCAGACCTACTTCATTCAGGTCGGGCTGCTGGCCGTGATGGGCGTCGCGCTTGGCCTGCTGATCGGTGCCGGGCTGCCGCTGTTGCTTTCCCCGCTGATCGAAGCGCAGCTGCCCCTCCCCGCCCGTTTTGCGATTTATCCCGCCCCGATGGCCGAGGCTGCGCTATACGGGTTGCTCACGGCCGCGCTCTTCACGCTTTGGCCGCTGGCCCGAAGCGCTGACGTGCGTGCCGCCACACTGTTTCGCGATGACTGGCAGCGCCAATCGCCTTGGCCCGGCGCGCCCTACCTTGTGGCGATGGCGCTGCTCTTGTCCGCGGTCTTGGCGCTGGCGGGCTGGTTTAACGGATCGTGGTCGCTCACACTTTGGACGCTTGGCGGTTTGGCGGCGACGCTGGCGGTGCTGGCGCTGGCGGCAGCCGTGTTGCGGCTGATCGCGCGGGCCGCAGCCAAGCGCGTGCGGGGGCATCCGCGCCTGCGGTGGGCGCTGGCGGCGATTGGCGGGCCGGGTGAAGGGGCCACGGCAGTGGTGCTGGCGCTCGGCCTTGGCCTGTCGGTCTTGGCGGCGGTGGGCCAGATCGACGGCAACCTGCGCCGGGCGATCTCGGGCAACTTGCCGGACGTGGCGCCGTCTTACTTCTTTGTCGACATCCAGAAGGATCAGATCGACGGTTTCACCGAAAGGCTCACCAGCGATGCGGCAGTCGGCCGGGTTGAGAGCGCCCCGATGCTGCGCGGCGTGGTGACCGAGATCAATGGCCAGCCGGCCCAAGAGGTGGCGGGCGATCACTGGGTGGTGCGCGGCGACCGGGGCATCACCTATGCCGCAGAGCCGGGGGAAGACACGCGGATCACGGCGGGCGACTGGTGGGCCGAAGACTACACCGGCCCGCCGCAGATCAGCTTTGCCGCCGAGGAGGCCGAGGAACTGGGGTTGAGCCTTGGCGACAGCCTGACCCTCAACGTGCTGGGTCGCGCCATCACCGGCGAGATCACCAGCTTCCGCGAGGTTGATTTCTCCACCGCTGGGATCGGCTTTGTGCTGACGATGAACCCCGCTGCACTGGCCGGCGCGCCGCATAGTTTCATCTCGACCGTCTATGCCGCGCCAGAGGCCGAAACCGCGATCCTGCGCGATCTGGCCGAAGCCTACCCCAACATCACCGCGATCCGGGTGCGCGATGCGATCGACCGGGTGGCGGCGGTGCTGGCGGGGCTGGCCTCGGCGATTTCGTTCGGGGCGCTGGCGACGCTCGCTACCGGCTTCATGGTGCTGATCGGCGCTGCCGCCGCAGGCACGGGGGCGCGCAGCTATGAGGCGGCCTTGCTGAAAACCATGGGCGCTTCGCGACGCACCATCGCCAGCAGCTTTGTGCTGCGTGCAGCCCTGCTGGGTCTCTTTGCCGGGGGCGTCGCGCTGATGGCAGGCATCGCGGGTGGCTGGGCGGTGAGCCATTACGTGATGGAGACCGATTTCACCGTGATCTGGCCCAATGCGCTGATGATCATCGCAGGCGGGGTGCTGGCGACGGTTCTCGCGGGCTTGGGCTTTGCGCTAAAGGCGCTGAACGCCCGGCCTGCGGATATGCTAAGGGCGCAGGAATGA
- a CDS encoding arylesterase, with amino-acid sequence MRKVLICCAFILGSAAQAEEVVIAALGDSLTQGYGLPAEEGFVPQLQAWLDAEGVEAKIVNAGVSGDTTAGGRARVDWTLTPEVDAMIVTLGGNDMLRGLDPEQARGNIDDILAAAKRAEVEVLLVGMSAPGNYGAGYKADFEALYPDLAEAHGTQFYPDFFTGLLAEEKGAASARSETVQRYFQGDGIHPNAEGVALIVEDIGPAVAELAAQAAETR; translated from the coding sequence ATGCGCAAGGTATTGATCTGCTGTGCCTTTATTTTAGGCAGCGCGGCACAGGCCGAAGAGGTGGTGATCGCCGCCCTTGGCGACAGTCTGACCCAAGGCTATGGCCTGCCCGCCGAAGAGGGGTTCGTGCCGCAATTGCAGGCTTGGTTGGATGCCGAAGGCGTTGAGGCGAAAATCGTCAATGCGGGTGTTTCGGGCGATACGACCGCAGGCGGCCGGGCGCGGGTGGATTGGACCCTGACGCCCGAAGTCGACGCGATGATCGTGACACTCGGGGGTAATGACATGCTGCGCGGGCTGGACCCGGAGCAGGCGCGCGGCAACATCGATGACATTCTTGCGGCGGCAAAGCGCGCCGAGGTTGAGGTGCTGCTGGTCGGCATGTCGGCGCCGGGCAACTATGGCGCGGGATATAAGGCCGATTTCGAAGCGCTCTATCCCGACTTGGCCGAAGCCCATGGAACGCAGTTCTACCCGGATTTCTTTACCGGACTTCTGGCCGAAGAGAAGGGCGCGGCCAGCGCGCGGAGCGAGACGGTGCAGCGCTATTTCCAAGGGGATGGCATCCATCCCAATGCCGAAGGCGTGGCGCTGATCGTGGAGGATATCGGCCCGGCGGTGGCCGAGCTTGCCGCACAGGCCGCAGAGACCCGCTAA
- a CDS encoding ABC transporter ATP-binding protein translates to MSDPVYDLQDVTLSLKGNAGTVDILRGISLQVQQGESIALTGASGSGKSSLLMVMGGLERATGGKVMALGHDLSALREDGLAQFRQGRMGIVFQSFHLIPTMTALENVATPLELSGAEDAFDRARSELEAVGLGHRIDQYPAQMSGGEQQRVALARAAAPRPAILLADEPTGSLDSRNGAAIMDLLFELRDRHGATLVLVTHADDLAARCDRVVQLADGRLA, encoded by the coding sequence ATGAGCGACCCAGTCTATGACCTTCAAGATGTCACGCTAAGCCTCAAGGGCAATGCCGGAACCGTCGATATTCTGCGCGGCATTTCGCTGCAGGTCCAGCAAGGGGAAAGCATCGCGCTGACCGGGGCGTCGGGATCGGGAAAATCTTCGCTACTGATGGTCATGGGCGGGCTGGAGCGTGCCACGGGCGGCAAGGTTATGGCTCTCGGCCATGATCTCAGCGCGCTGCGCGAGGATGGGTTGGCCCAGTTTCGGCAAGGCCGCATGGGGATCGTCTTTCAATCCTTCCACCTCATTCCCACCATGACCGCGCTGGAAAATGTCGCCACCCCGCTTGAGCTTTCGGGGGCGGAGGACGCCTTTGACCGCGCGCGCAGCGAGTTGGAGGCCGTCGGTCTTGGCCACCGGATTGATCAATACCCTGCGCAGATGTCAGGCGGCGAGCAGCAGCGCGTGGCCCTCGCCCGCGCCGCCGCCCCGCGCCCGGCGATCCTGCTGGCGGATGAGCCGACAGGCAGTCTCGACAGCCGCAATGGCGCAGCGATCATGGACTTGCTGTTTGAACTGCGCGACCGCCATGGCGCGACGCTGGTGCTGGTGACCCATGCCGACGATCTGGCCGCGCGTTGTGACCGGGTGGTGCAATTGGCCGACGGGCGTCTCGCATGA
- the gcvH gene encoding glycine cleavage system protein GcvH, which produces MKFTEEHEWLRVEGDEVVVGITTHAAEQLGDVVFVELPDEGTVVSKDDEVVVIESVKAASDILAPIDGEITEVNSALTDNPSMVNDDPQGEAWFFKLKFTDASQMDDFMDEAAYQKFIG; this is translated from the coding sequence ATGAAATTTACCGAAGAACATGAATGGCTGCGCGTCGAGGGTGACGAAGTGGTCGTAGGCATCACCACACATGCCGCCGAGCAGCTGGGCGATGTGGTCTTTGTCGAACTGCCCGATGAAGGCACCGTGGTTAGCAAGGACGACGAAGTGGTCGTGATCGAATCCGTCAAGGCCGCGTCTGACATTCTGGCCCCCATTGACGGTGAAATCACCGAGGTGAATTCTGCGCTGACCGACAACCCCAGCATGGTGAATGATGATCCACAGGGCGAGGCGTGGTTCTTCAAGCTGAAGTTCACTGACGCCAGCCAAATGGACGACTTCATGGACGAAGCCGCTTACCAAAAGTTCATCGGCTGA
- the gltX gene encoding glutamate--tRNA ligase produces MSNPTVTRFAPSPTGYIHVGNLRTALMNYLIARKAGGTFILRIDDTDPERSKEEYVDGIKQDLEWLGLEWDRVERQSERLDRYHAAAEDLREKGRFYEAFETPTELDLKRKKQLNMGKPPVYDRAALKLGDEEKHALRAERGDGVWRFKLDHQRIEWDDGILGAISIDAASVSDPVLIRGDGQILYTLASVVDDTDMGVTHVVRGSDHVTNTATQIQIMQALGNGAVPSFAHHSLLTGPQGEALSKRLGTLALRDLREQGVQPFALLSLMARLGSSDPVELRNDMAQLIEGFDINRFGSAPTKFDVQDLFPLTGRYLQQLPLEAVADDIAAIGVPEDKAAQFWAVTRENISTLNDLGPWWAMFRDGAEPVIAEEDREFVAQAMLLLPEMPFDETTWSSWTAAVKEATGRKGRGLFRPLRLALTGQEHGPEMAQVMPLLQNVKARG; encoded by the coding sequence ATGTCCAACCCCACCGTTACCCGTTTCGCCCCGTCCCCCACTGGCTATATCCACGTGGGCAACCTGCGCACTGCGCTGATGAACTACCTCATCGCGCGCAAGGCAGGCGGCACTTTTATCCTGCGCATCGACGACACCGATCCTGAGCGCAGCAAAGAAGAATATGTCGACGGCATCAAGCAAGACCTCGAATGGTTGGGCTTGGAATGGGACCGGGTTGAGCGTCAGTCCGAGCGGCTGGACCGCTACCACGCCGCCGCCGAAGACCTGCGCGAAAAGGGCCGTTTCTATGAGGCATTCGAGACGCCGACGGAGCTGGACCTCAAGCGGAAAAAGCAGCTCAATATGGGCAAGCCGCCGGTCTACGACCGCGCTGCGCTGAAACTCGGCGACGAAGAGAAACACGCCCTACGTGCTGAGCGGGGTGATGGTGTCTGGCGTTTCAAGCTCGACCACCAACGGATCGAGTGGGACGACGGTATTCTAGGCGCTATCTCGATCGACGCGGCCTCGGTCAGCGATCCGGTGCTGATCCGCGGCGATGGGCAAATCCTTTATACGCTGGCGAGCGTCGTGGATGACACCGATATGGGCGTAACCCATGTCGTGCGAGGGTCGGACCATGTGACCAACACTGCGACGCAAATTCAGATCATGCAGGCCTTGGGCAATGGCGCCGTGCCGTCCTTTGCGCATCACTCACTGCTGACCGGTCCGCAGGGCGAGGCGCTGAGCAAACGCCTGGGCACACTGGCCCTGCGCGATCTGCGTGAGCAGGGGGTGCAGCCCTTCGCGCTCTTGAGCCTGATGGCGCGGTTGGGGTCGTCGGATCCGGTGGAATTGCGCAACGACATGGCGCAATTGATCGAGGGGTTTGATATCAACCGCTTTGGCTCGGCTCCGACCAAGTTCGACGTGCAGGACCTCTTCCCGCTGACGGGGCGCTACCTACAGCAACTGCCGCTTGAGGCCGTGGCCGATGATATCGCCGCGATTGGCGTGCCGGAGGATAAAGCCGCGCAGTTCTGGGCGGTCACCCGTGAGAATATCTCGACGTTAAACGATCTGGGCCCATGGTGGGCCATGTTCCGCGACGGGGCCGAGCCGGTGATTGCCGAGGAAGACCGCGAGTTCGTGGCGCAAGCGATGCTGCTGCTGCCGGAGATGCCGTTTGATGAGACCACATGGTCAAGCTGGACCGCCGCGGTCAAAGAGGCCACGGGCCGCAAGGGGCGCGGGTTGTTCCGGCCCCTGCGTTTGGCGCTGACGGGGCAAGAACACGGGCCGGAGATGGCGCAGGTGATGCCGTTGCTGCAGAACGTGAAGGCGCGCGGCTGA
- the gcvP gene encoding aminomethyl-transferring glycine dehydrogenase: protein MSFKPTDYLPYDFANRRHIGPSPSEMSQMLDTVGAESLDALIDDTMPKAIRAKEPLDFGKAMSEREVLEHMRTIAGKNKVLTSLIGQGYHGTVTPPAIQRNILENPAWYTAYTPYQPEISQGRLEALLNFQTMVSDLTGLEVANASLLDEATACAEAMTMALRGSKSKAMAFFVDRDCHPQNIAVMKTRAEPLGIEVIVGDPDKMEADKVFGAIFQYPGTYGHVRDFTDHMTALHDAKAIGIVTADPLALTLLKEPGAMGADIAVGSTQRFGVPEGYGGPHAAYMACRDAMKRTMPGRIVGVSIDAHGNRAYRLSLQTREQHIRREKATSNVCTAQALLAVMASMYAVFHGPEGLKAIAQRIHRKTVRLAKGLEAAGFKVDPKAYFDTITVDVGPLQAAVMKSAVDEGINLRRVGETRVGISLDERTRPDTIEAVWRAFGIRQADDDFTPEYRLPDAMVRTSDYMTHPIFHMNRAETEMMRYMRRLADRDLALDRAMIPLGSCTMKLNSAAEMMPVTWREFSLIHPFVPADQALGYKEMIDDLSDKLCEITGYDAISMQPNSGAQGEYAGLLTIAAYHREQGQGHRNICLIPMSAHGTNPASAQMVGWKVVVIKTAANGDIDLDDFRAKAEQHSENLAGCMITYPSTHGVFEETVHEVTKITHDHGGQVYIDGANMNAMVGLSRPGDLGGDVSHLNLHKTFCIPHGGGGPGMGPIGVKSHLIPHLPGHPNEEGTAVSAAPYGSPSLLPISWSYCLMMGGEGLTQATRVAILNANYIAKRLEGAYDVLYKGPTGRVAHECIIDVRPYEETAGVTNEDVAKRLVDCGFHAPTMSWPVAGTLMVEPTESENKAELDRFCDAMLAIREEIREIEEGRMDRTNNPLKNAPHTVEDLVVEWGDRPYSREQGCFPPGAFRVDKYWPPVNRVDNVHGDRNLICTCPPLEDYAEAAE from the coding sequence ATGAGCTTCAAGCCCACCGACTATTTGCCATATGACTTCGCCAACCGGCGTCACATCGGCCCGTCCCCTTCCGAGATGTCGCAGATGCTCGACACCGTGGGGGCCGAAAGCCTCGACGCGCTGATCGACGACACGATGCCCAAGGCGATCCGCGCCAAGGAACCGCTCGATTTCGGCAAAGCGATGAGCGAGCGCGAAGTGCTGGAGCACATGCGGACCATTGCGGGCAAGAACAAGGTGCTCACCAGCCTGATCGGGCAGGGGTATCATGGCACCGTCACGCCCCCGGCGATCCAGCGCAACATTTTGGAAAACCCCGCGTGGTACACGGCCTATACGCCTTACCAGCCCGAGATTTCCCAAGGCCGTCTTGAGGCCCTGCTGAACTTCCAGACCATGGTCAGCGACCTGACCGGGCTTGAGGTCGCCAATGCCTCGCTGTTGGATGAAGCCACCGCCTGTGCCGAAGCGATGACCATGGCGCTCCGTGGGTCGAAATCCAAGGCGATGGCCTTCTTTGTGGACCGCGACTGCCACCCGCAGAACATCGCCGTGATGAAAACCCGCGCTGAGCCGCTGGGCATCGAAGTGATCGTTGGCGACCCCGACAAGATGGAGGCCGACAAGGTCTTTGGCGCGATCTTCCAATACCCCGGCACCTACGGCCATGTGCGCGATTTCACCGACCACATGACCGCGCTGCATGACGCCAAGGCCATCGGCATCGTCACCGCCGACCCGCTGGCGCTGACGCTGCTGAAAGAGCCGGGCGCGATGGGCGCCGACATTGCCGTGGGCTCGACCCAGCGGTTTGGCGTGCCCGAAGGTTACGGTGGCCCGCACGCGGCCTATATGGCCTGCCGCGACGCGATGAAGCGCACCATGCCGGGCCGGATTGTCGGCGTCTCGATCGACGCCCATGGCAACCGCGCTTACCGCCTGTCTTTGCAGACCCGCGAGCAGCACATTCGGCGTGAGAAGGCGACCTCCAACGTCTGTACCGCGCAGGCGCTTTTGGCGGTCATGGCCTCAATGTATGCGGTATTCCACGGTCCCGAGGGGCTGAAAGCCATCGCGCAGCGCATCCACCGCAAGACGGTGCGTCTGGCAAAAGGGCTGGAGGCGGCGGGCTTCAAGGTCGATCCGAAAGCCTATTTCGACACGATCACCGTTGACGTTGGCCCGTTGCAGGCCGCGGTGATGAAATCCGCTGTGGATGAGGGCATCAACCTGCGCCGCGTGGGCGAGACCCGCGTCGGCATTTCGCTGGACGAGCGCACCCGGCCCGATACCATCGAAGCCGTTTGGCGCGCTTTCGGCATCCGTCAGGCGGATGACGATTTCACGCCCGAGTACCGCCTGCCCGACGCGATGGTGCGCACCAGCGACTACATGACCCACCCGATCTTCCACATGAACCGGGCCGAGACCGAGATGATGCGCTACATGCGACGCTTGGCCGACCGTGATCTGGCGCTGGACCGGGCGATGATCCCGCTGGGCTCCTGCACCATGAAGTTGAACTCGGCGGCTGAAATGATGCCGGTGACGTGGCGGGAATTTTCGCTCATTCACCCCTTCGTGCCTGCCGATCAGGCGCTCGGCTACAAGGAAATGATTGACGATCTTTCCGACAAGCTCTGCGAAATTACCGGTTATGACGCGATCTCCATGCAGCCGAACTCCGGCGCGCAGGGGGAATATGCGGGTCTGCTGACAATCGCGGCTTACCACCGCGAACAGGGGCAGGGGCACCGTAACATCTGTCTGATCCCGATGAGTGCGCATGGCACCAACCCGGCCTCCGCGCAAATGGTGGGCTGGAAGGTCGTGGTCATCAAGACGGCGGCCAACGGCGACATCGACCTCGACGATTTCCGCGCCAAGGCGGAGCAGCACAGCGAGAACCTCGCCGGTTGCATGATCACCTATCCCTCGACCCACGGCGTGTTTGAGGAAACCGTGCATGAGGTGACCAAAATCACCCATGACCACGGCGGTCAGGTCTATATCGATGGGGCCAATATGAATGCCATGGTGGGCCTGTCGCGCCCCGGCGATCTGGGCGGCGACGTGAGCCACCTGAACCTGCACAAGACCTTCTGCATCCCGCATGGCGGCGGTGGCCCCGGCATGGGGCCGATCGGTGTCAAATCGCACCTGATCCCGCATCTGCCGGGCCATCCGAATGAGGAAGGCACAGCGGTCTCGGCGGCCCCCTACGGCTCGCCGTCGCTGCTGCCGATCTCTTGGTCCTACTGCCTGATGATGGGCGGCGAAGGGCTGACACAGGCCACACGGGTCGCGATCCTGAACGCCAACTACATCGCGAAGCGCCTCGAAGGGGCTTACGACGTGCTCTACAAAGGCCCCACAGGCCGGGTGGCGCATGAGTGCATCATCGATGTACGCCCCTATGAGGAAACCGCCGGCGTGACCAACGAAGACGTCGCCAAACGTCTGGTCGACTGCGGCTTCCACGCGCCGACGATGTCTTGGCCGGTCGCGGGGACGCTGATGGTCGAGCCTACGGAGTCGGAGAATAAGGCCGAGCTTGACCGCTTCTGCGATGCGATGCTGGCGATCCGCGAAGAAATTCGCGAGATCGAAGAGGGCCGCATGGACCGCACCAACAACCCGCTCAAGAACGCGCCACATACGGTCGAAGATCTGGTGGTGGAATGGGGCGACCGGCCTTACAGCCGCGAACAGGGCTGCTTCCCTCCCGGTGCCTTCCGGGTCGACAAATACTGGCCGCCGGTCAACCGCGTCGACAACGTGCACGGCGACCGCAACCTGATCTGCACCTGTCCGCCGCTGGAGGACTACGCCGAAGCGGCGGAGTGA